From one Marinobacter sp. LV10MA510-1 genomic stretch:
- a CDS encoding D-alanine--D-alanine ligase: MVKAFGRVAVFMGGDSAERDVSLKSGQAVLSALLSAGVNAFGIDVQGCLLKTVEQPEFDRVFIALHGRGGEDGTLQAILSQAGIPFTGSDVMASALAMDKLRTKYVFAGCGLATPKFRTMGSAEDAIRIAAELRMPLSVKPSREGSSIGICKVTSAGELVQAWQAAAALDTSVLVEEWIEGPEFTISLLQDRALPAIGLSTDHVFYDYDAKYLADDTRYCIPCGLSADEELRLQQLALEAFRVVGCRTWGRVDIMQDADGKFWLLEVNTVPGMTEHSLVPMSARAAGISFEELVVRILADTLEQNGAEQEGEPGHA, translated from the coding sequence ATGGTGAAAGCATTTGGCCGGGTGGCCGTGTTTATGGGCGGTGATTCCGCCGAGCGCGATGTGTCCCTGAAAAGCGGCCAGGCAGTGCTTTCGGCCCTGCTGTCTGCGGGTGTAAATGCCTTTGGCATAGATGTGCAGGGTTGTCTGTTGAAAACCGTGGAGCAGCCCGAGTTTGACCGGGTATTTATTGCGTTGCACGGTCGCGGTGGTGAAGACGGAACGTTGCAGGCAATTCTATCCCAGGCTGGTATACCGTTCACCGGCAGCGATGTAATGGCTTCGGCTCTGGCCATGGACAAGCTGCGCACCAAGTACGTATTCGCCGGTTGCGGTTTGGCCACGCCCAAGTTCCGCACCATGGGGTCTGCGGAAGACGCCATCCGTATCGCCGCTGAGTTGCGCATGCCGCTGAGCGTGAAGCCGTCGCGTGAAGGATCCAGTATTGGCATCTGTAAAGTCACCAGTGCAGGCGAGTTAGTGCAGGCATGGCAGGCGGCTGCGGCGCTGGATACCTCGGTGTTGGTGGAAGAGTGGATTGAAGGCCCGGAATTTACCATCAGTTTGTTGCAAGACCGCGCGCTACCGGCTATCGGCCTGAGCACCGATCACGTGTTTTACGATTACGACGCCAAGTATCTGGCCGACGACACCCGCTACTGCATTCCCTGTGGGCTATCAGCAGACGAAGAACTGCGTCTTCAGCAGTTAGCGCTGGAAGCCTTCCGGGTTGTGGGCTGCCGCACCTGGGGCCGGGTCGACATTATGCAGGATGCTGACGGTAAGTTCTGGTTGCTGGAAGTAAATACCGTGCCGGGAATGACCGAACACAGCTTGGTGCCAATGTCTGCACGGGCAGCGGGCATTAGTTTTGAAGAACTGGTGGTGCGCATTCTGGCCGACACTCTGGAGCAAAACGGCGCAGAACAAGAAGGAGAGCCGGGCCATGCTTGA
- the murC gene encoding UDP-N-acetylmuramate--L-alanine ligase, whose translation MADANTLPLVYQVPEMRRIRHIHFVGIGGAGMSGIAEVLKNQGYNVSGSDLRHGTVTQRLTAMGIDVQIGHRAENTEKADVVVVSSAVASNNPEVVAARSNRIPIVPRAEMLAEIMRYRHGIAVAGTHGKTTTTSLIASVFAEAGLDPTFVIGGKLNSAGTNAKLGGSRYLIAEADESDASFLHLTPLISVVTNIEADHMETYGGDVEKLKRTFVDFLHNLPFYGVAVMCIDDLYVREILPRISRTIITYGIDNPEADYRAENIEADGLRTRFLVKRPGPRADLQVELKMPGRHNVLNALAVIAVATDDGIDDASIGRGLAGFAGVGRRFQVYGDYPIAKGSITLVDDYGHHPTEVAAVIRAARDAWPGRRVVMLYQPHRFSRTRDLYEDFVKVLSTVDGLLLMDVYSAGEAAIPGCDGRALCRSLRQRGKVEPVFVEHNKDIESLLASVLRDGDLLITQGAGDIGAVAARLATTGVVATGGISGE comes from the coding sequence ATGGCTGATGCCAACACACTGCCACTGGTATATCAGGTGCCGGAAATGCGCCGCATACGCCATATTCACTTTGTCGGTATTGGCGGCGCCGGCATGAGCGGTATTGCCGAGGTGCTCAAGAACCAGGGCTATAACGTGTCCGGTTCTGACTTGCGCCACGGTACCGTTACCCAGCGTTTGACGGCCATGGGTATCGATGTACAGATTGGCCATCGCGCCGAAAATACTGAAAAAGCCGATGTGGTCGTGGTGTCTTCAGCGGTGGCGTCCAACAACCCGGAAGTGGTTGCGGCGCGCAGTAATCGCATTCCCATCGTACCGCGGGCGGAAATGCTGGCGGAAATCATGCGTTATCGCCACGGCATCGCGGTTGCCGGAACCCACGGCAAAACCACCACCACCAGCCTGATTGCGTCGGTGTTTGCCGAGGCAGGTCTGGACCCAACGTTCGTGATTGGTGGCAAGCTGAACAGCGCCGGCACCAATGCCAAGCTGGGCGGGTCGCGCTACCTGATCGCGGAAGCCGACGAAAGCGACGCATCGTTTTTGCACCTGACACCGCTGATTTCCGTGGTCACTAACATCGAAGCCGACCACATGGAAACCTACGGTGGCGATGTGGAAAAGCTGAAGCGGACCTTTGTTGATTTCCTCCACAACCTGCCGTTTTACGGCGTGGCCGTGATGTGTATCGACGATCTCTACGTGCGTGAAATACTGCCGCGTATTTCGCGCACCATTATTACTTACGGCATTGACAATCCGGAGGCCGACTACCGCGCCGAGAACATTGAGGCCGACGGCCTGCGCACGCGCTTCCTGGTGAAACGCCCGGGGCCGCGGGCCGATTTGCAGGTAGAGCTGAAAATGCCGGGCCGCCACAATGTGCTCAACGCGCTGGCGGTGATTGCCGTGGCCACCGATGACGGCATTGACGACGCGTCAATCGGCCGTGGCTTGGCGGGTTTTGCCGGTGTTGGCCGGCGCTTCCAGGTGTACGGTGACTATCCGATCGCTAAGGGTTCCATAACTTTGGTTGACGATTATGGCCACCACCCCACCGAAGTCGCCGCGGTCATTCGTGCCGCCCGTGACGCCTGGCCCGGCCGTCGCGTGGTCATGCTGTACCAGCCGCACCGGTTCAGTCGCACCCGCGACCTTTACGAAGATTTTGTCAAAGTGCTGTCCACGGTGGACGGCTTGCTGCTGATGGACGTTTACTCCGCCGGCGAAGCAGCCATTCCCGGATGTGACGGCCGCGCCCTGTGCCGCAGCCTGCGCCAGCGAGGCAAAGTAGAGCCGGTGTTTGTCGAACACAATAAAGACATCGAAAGCCTGTTGGCCAGCGTGTTGCGCGATGGTGACTTGCTGATAACCCAAGGGGCCGGTGATATCGGGGCCGTGGCAGCCCGCCTGGCAACAACGGGAGTGGTAGCAACAGGGGGGATAAGCGGTGAGTGA
- the murG gene encoding undecaprenyldiphospho-muramoylpentapeptide beta-N-acetylglucosaminyltransferase: protein MTEPRRFLMMAGGTGGHVFPALATARALQARGHQVFWLGAVGGMEQRLVADTDIEMSLIHVSGLRGKGKLALIKAPFKLMRALGEAFTIMRRIRPHCVVGMGGFVTGPGGLAARLTGTPLVIHEQNAVAGMTNRLLVRFADIVLEAFPGSFDAKTVTRCTGNPVRTDFAALTAPTERLAGRIGPLRLLVVGGSLGAQVFNQQVPQALAQMADECRPHVRHQCGENHAEAARDAYQAANVEASVEPFIADMAGAFAWADLVLCRAGALTVSELCAAGCAAILVPFPHAVDDHQTRNGEQMVSAGAALLIPQPRLTPALLADTLGDLANDRERVLIMSQAARKLARIDATERVVNYCLEAANG from the coding sequence ATGACTGAACCCCGGCGTTTTTTGATGATGGCCGGCGGCACTGGTGGCCACGTGTTCCCGGCGCTGGCTACCGCCCGCGCCTTGCAGGCCCGTGGCCATCAGGTGTTTTGGCTGGGTGCCGTTGGCGGCATGGAACAGCGGCTGGTTGCCGATACCGATATTGAAATGTCGTTGATCCATGTTTCTGGATTGCGCGGCAAGGGCAAGCTGGCGCTGATAAAAGCGCCGTTCAAACTGATGCGTGCCCTGGGTGAAGCGTTCACCATTATGCGGCGCATTCGCCCGCACTGCGTGGTTGGCATGGGCGGCTTTGTGACCGGCCCCGGTGGGTTAGCGGCCAGATTGACCGGCACACCCTTGGTTATTCACGAACAGAATGCCGTTGCCGGTATGACCAACAGACTGCTGGTGCGCTTTGCCGACATCGTGCTGGAAGCATTCCCCGGAAGCTTTGATGCAAAAACCGTCACCCGCTGCACTGGCAATCCGGTACGCACGGATTTTGCCGCGCTGACAGCGCCAACAGAACGTCTGGCGGGGCGCATAGGCCCACTGCGGTTACTCGTGGTTGGTGGCAGTCTGGGCGCACAGGTGTTCAATCAGCAGGTGCCCCAGGCCCTGGCTCAAATGGCGGACGAGTGTCGCCCGCACGTACGCCACCAGTGTGGTGAGAATCACGCCGAGGCCGCTCGCGATGCCTATCAGGCAGCGAACGTTGAGGCCAGCGTGGAGCCATTTATTGCCGATATGGCCGGGGCCTTTGCCTGGGCTGACCTGGTGTTGTGTCGCGCGGGTGCGTTAACCGTGTCGGAACTTTGCGCTGCCGGTTGCGCCGCCATTCTGGTGCCTTTCCCCCATGCGGTGGATGACCATCAAACCCGCAACGGCGAGCAGATGGTTAGCGCCGGTGCGGCCTTGCTTATACCCCAGCCGCGCCTGACCCCTGCGCTGTTGGCAGACACCCTGGGCGATCTGGCAAATGATCGCGAGCGGGTATTAATAATGTCGCAGGCAGCTCGCAAGCTGGCCCGCATTGATGCAACGGAGAGAGTCGTGAATTATTGTCTGGAGGCCGCCAATGGCTGA
- the ftsW gene encoding putative lipid II flippase FtsW translates to MIQAQSALPVYSNRHSALQPLPLLIVSAAALMVLGLVMISSASMDIAGATFGNSYHFIFRQLVFVVLGCMLALIVVNVPVSWWQNSGWLLLGVGLLVLALVLTPLGHTVNGSTRWISFGIFNVQVSEIAKLCLVGYLASYVVRRRDELLNTWPGFIKPLAVMGVASGLLMVQPDFGATVVLVGAAAGMIFLSGVSLMRFAPLVVALAALGALAVVAEPYRMKRVVSYLDPWQDQFNSGYQLTQSLIAFGRGEWAGVGLGNSIQKLFFLPEAHTDFIFAIIAEEFGLIGALLVVALFTILVISGFVIARRAEQAKQPFAACFAYGISLLIGLQAAINMAVATGLLPTKGLTLPLVSYGGSSLMMTCVCLGILARIEMERLDAATAAAEPAGKKHRGGAAYD, encoded by the coding sequence ATGATTCAGGCCCAATCGGCATTGCCCGTGTACAGCAATCGCCATTCAGCGCTGCAACCCTTGCCATTGCTGATTGTTAGCGCCGCTGCGTTGATGGTGCTGGGGCTGGTGATGATTTCATCGGCGTCCATGGACATTGCCGGTGCCACCTTTGGCAATAGTTACCACTTTATATTTCGCCAGCTTGTGTTTGTGGTGCTGGGCTGCATGTTGGCTCTGATCGTGGTTAATGTGCCGGTTTCCTGGTGGCAGAATAGCGGCTGGTTGCTGCTGGGCGTGGGGTTGCTGGTTTTGGCGCTGGTGCTTACGCCGCTGGGGCACACGGTAAACGGCTCTACTCGCTGGATCTCGTTTGGTATTTTCAACGTTCAGGTGTCCGAAATCGCCAAGCTTTGCCTGGTGGGTTATCTGGCCAGCTACGTGGTGCGCCGCCGCGACGAGCTGTTGAATACCTGGCCCGGTTTTATCAAGCCGCTGGCGGTGATGGGCGTGGCTTCGGGCTTGCTGATGGTGCAGCCGGACTTTGGCGCCACCGTGGTGCTGGTGGGCGCAGCCGCCGGCATGATTTTCCTTAGCGGTGTCAGCCTTATGCGCTTTGCACCCCTAGTAGTGGCGCTGGCTGCACTGGGTGCCCTGGCAGTAGTTGCCGAGCCTTATCGAATGAAACGCGTGGTGAGCTATCTGGACCCTTGGCAAGACCAGTTTAACAGCGGCTATCAGCTGACCCAGTCGCTGATTGCGTTCGGCCGTGGCGAATGGGCCGGCGTCGGTCTGGGCAATTCTATTCAAAAGCTGTTCTTTCTGCCCGAGGCCCATACCGACTTTATTTTCGCCATTATTGCCGAAGAATTCGGCCTGATTGGGGCTTTGTTAGTGGTGGCGCTGTTTACCATTCTGGTGATCAGCGGTTTTGTGATTGCCCGCCGCGCAGAACAGGCCAAGCAGCCATTTGCCGCCTGTTTCGCCTATGGCATCAGCCTGCTGATTGGCTTGCAGGCGGCCATTAACATGGCGGTAGCCACCGGTTTGCTGCCTACCAAAGGCCTAACGTTACCGCTGGTCAGTTACGGCGGTTCCAGTTTGATGATGACCTGCGTGTGCTTGGGCATATTGGCACGCATAGAGATGGAGCGCTTGGATGCTGCAACGGCAGCAGCCGAGCCTGCCGGCAAAAAACACCGGGGAGGAGCTGCTTATGACTGA